The proteins below come from a single Crossiella sp. CA-258035 genomic window:
- a CDS encoding helix-turn-helix transcriptional regulator, whose amino-acid sequence MIRSLTAVIRQLSTIPDSGAGPGELGQLVSAVIAPLVPHEGIQLFGSSPALTTRVASFGFIHGYERDFARALGTAILSGVDPYPREVLESLPLPAAVVGADTKGDKEIRRLLAGHGVGCELRMLLRDNRGVWGAISLLRGKGSRAFDPGEVRLVAGLTPVLIEILRRHVTAAPLAATAPPVSAGVVIVGPDHQVRSMTPQARQWLARMSEHAPDGDWCGGLPALISLQLRGNRPQTAPFVGPAATFGRWTAARGQFLDGDEDGQIAVVIESAGSELVLPSFCQWYDITARERLVLQHTLDGSPTKLIARHLGLSAHTVSEHLQSLYRKTGVSGRGELISALAG is encoded by the coding sequence GTGATCCGCTCCCTGACCGCCGTCATCCGCCAGCTGTCGACGATTCCGGACTCGGGAGCCGGTCCGGGCGAACTGGGTCAGCTGGTCTCCGCGGTCATCGCGCCGCTGGTGCCGCACGAGGGAATCCAGCTGTTCGGCTCGAGTCCGGCGCTGACCACGCGGGTGGCGTCCTTCGGCTTCATCCACGGGTACGAAAGGGACTTCGCCCGTGCGCTCGGCACCGCGATCCTCTCCGGTGTGGACCCGTACCCGCGCGAGGTGCTGGAGTCGCTGCCGCTGCCCGCGGCGGTGGTCGGCGCGGACACCAAGGGAGACAAGGAGATCCGGCGGCTGCTGGCCGGGCACGGGGTCGGGTGCGAACTGCGGATGTTGTTGCGGGACAACAGGGGAGTGTGGGGTGCGATCAGCCTGTTGCGCGGCAAGGGCAGCAGGGCCTTCGATCCCGGCGAGGTGCGCCTGGTCGCCGGGCTCACCCCGGTGCTGATCGAGATCCTCCGTCGGCACGTCACCGCCGCCCCGCTGGCGGCCACCGCGCCGCCCGTCTCGGCCGGGGTGGTGATCGTCGGCCCCGACCACCAGGTCCGGTCGATGACACCGCAGGCGCGCCAGTGGCTGGCCCGGATGAGCGAACACGCCCCGGATGGCGACTGGTGCGGCGGGCTGCCCGCGCTGATCTCCTTGCAGCTGCGCGGGAATCGACCGCAGACCGCGCCGTTCGTCGGTCCGGCCGCGACCTTCGGCCGGTGGACCGCGGCGCGCGGCCAGTTCCTCGACGGCGACGAAGACGGGCAGATCGCGGTGGTCATCGAGTCGGCGGGCAGCGAGCTGGTGCTGCCCTCGTTCTGCCAGTGGTACGACATCACCGCCAGGGAGCGGCTGGTGCTCCAGCACACCCTGGACGGTTCGCCGACCAAGCTGATCGCCCGGCACCTCGGGCTGTCCGCCCACACCGTCAGCGAGCACCTCCAGTCGCTGTACCGCAAGACCGGCGTCAGCGGCCGGGGCGAGCTGATCTCCGCGCTGGCCGGGTGA
- a CDS encoding CGNR zinc finger domain-containing protein, which yields MSVAPGGLEQVRAFLNTWRLPHETRTPADDLPELAADKRAWRARFPEVPPPAPGEVAELTELRTALRESLGQSAPAGLNTWFERRPIRVTVGAESPVHYVAENGGAVSALLVLVTGALAHDLWARLKSCPDCRNVFYDHSRNRSRTWCAMYAETPDGRACGSIAKVRAYRSRKRES from the coding sequence ATGAGTGTCGCTCCGGGCGGACTCGAACAGGTGCGGGCCTTCCTCAACACCTGGCGACTGCCGCACGAGACCAGGACCCCGGCGGACGACCTGCCCGAGCTGGCCGCGGACAAGCGGGCCTGGCGGGCAAGGTTCCCCGAGGTGCCGCCGCCCGCGCCCGGCGAGGTGGCGGAGCTGACCGAGCTGCGCACGGCGCTGCGGGAGTCGCTGGGCCAGTCCGCGCCGGCCGGGCTGAACACGTGGTTCGAACGCCGTCCGATCCGGGTCACCGTGGGCGCGGAGTCACCGGTCCACTACGTCGCCGAGAACGGTGGCGCGGTGTCCGCGCTGCTGGTCCTGGTGACCGGGGCGCTGGCGCACGACCTGTGGGCGCGGCTGAAGTCCTGTCCGGACTGCCGCAACGTCTTCTACGACCACAGCCGCAACCGCAGCCGGACCTGGTGCGCGATGTACGCCGAGACGCCCGACGGCCGCGCCTGCGGCAGCATCGCCAAGGTCCGCGCCTACCGCAGCCGGAAACGCGAGAGCTGA